In the genome of Bubalus kerabau isolate K-KA32 ecotype Philippines breed swamp buffalo chromosome 8, PCC_UOA_SB_1v2, whole genome shotgun sequence, one region contains:
- the LSMEM1 gene encoding leucine-rich single-pass membrane protein 1 yields MKRSSQDSGSRSIPEDRKLYIVDSINDLNKLNLCPAGSQQLFPLEEKVQDVSTDSGNGSHSLFLVGLIIVLIISLALVSFVIFLIVQTENKMEDVSRRLAAEGKDIDDLKKINSIIVKRLNQLDSEQS; encoded by the exons ATGAAACGTTCTTCCCAGGACAGTGGCTCTCGCAGCATTCCTGAAGATAGAAAGCTTTATATTGTGGATTCCATAAATGATCTGAACAAACTAAACCTCTGTCCTGCCGGATCACAGCAGCTGTTCC CTCTAGAGGAGAAAGTCCAGGACGTCAGCACTGATTCAGGAAATGGAAGCCACAGTCTGTTTTTGGTGGGGCTGATCATCGTGCTGATTATCAGCCTGGCACTGGTTTCCTTTGTGATATTTCTGATAG ttcAAACCGAAAACAAGATGGAAGATGTGTCAAGACGGCTAGCAGCTGAAGGAAAGGACATCGATGATCTTAAGAAAATCAACAGCATCATCGTAAAGCGACTCAACCAGCTGGACTCAGAACAGAGCTAA